A genomic stretch from Sulfurimonas sediminis includes:
- a CDS encoding MFS transporter produces MKTIDKNVVYIGWVSFFTDMSSNMVTTLLPVFVVYVLNEGVDKLGIIIAIATFISYAFRILFGYLSDKYQIVKPFLIAGYLLSTVSKPLLGFSHSFISVALLQGVERMGKAIRSASKDSLISSYVLNNEHGRTFGFHKMLDIAGELCGAFLIFVIFLFIAQDENSIRFIFKLTVIPGLIAVAIVIFLVKDAPKKMKKDKKVINREDYRLFPVLFIYFGFLFFIMSDQFFILKARDEGFSLSIIPLLVMMLTAVQTFMSYYGGVLSDKIGVIRVMLLSFVFGIFSISLLNINLWLAFAFLGLFTVFSLNAIRAYISEYAKSKGFVFGVFYGGVAVFSALGAIVIGYIWKNYGFENAVLISEAGMGVMFLTLLVWNIFEKSRYSRA; encoded by the coding sequence ATGAAAACTATAGATAAAAATGTAGTATATATAGGCTGGGTCAGTTTTTTTACCGATATGTCCTCAAACATGGTTACTACTCTTTTGCCCGTTTTTGTTGTATATGTTTTGAATGAAGGGGTTGATAAGCTTGGCATTATTATCGCTATTGCAACATTTATATCCTATGCTTTTCGAATTCTTTTTGGATACTTAAGTGATAAATATCAGATTGTAAAACCATTCCTTATAGCAGGGTACCTTTTATCGACTGTTTCCAAACCATTGTTGGGTTTTTCACACAGTTTTATAAGTGTCGCACTATTGCAGGGTGTTGAGAGAATGGGTAAAGCCATACGAAGTGCTTCAAAAGACTCGCTTATCAGCAGTTATGTTTTAAACAACGAACACGGAAGAACCTTTGGTTTTCATAAAATGTTGGATATTGCCGGTGAACTGTGTGGCGCATTTTTGATTTTTGTTATTTTCTTGTTTATTGCTCAGGATGAGAACTCTATTAGATTTATTTTTAAACTGACAGTCATTCCCGGGTTGATTGCAGTTGCCATAGTCATCTTTCTTGTAAAAGATGCGCCAAAAAAGATGAAAAAAGATAAGAAGGTTATCAACAGGGAAGATTACAGGCTTTTTCCGGTTTTATTTATCTATTTTGGATTTTTATTTTTTATTATGAGTGATCAGTTTTTTATATTAAAAGCAAGAGATGAGGGCTTTTCTTTGTCAATTATTCCTCTTCTTGTAATGATGCTGACAGCTGTGCAGACTTTTATGAGCTATTATGGCGGTGTTTTGAGTGACAAGATAGGTGTTATTCGAGTTATGCTGCTTTCATTTGTATTTGGTATTTTTTCTATATCTCTGCTCAATATAAATCTTTGGCTCGCATTTGCTTTTTTGGGTCTTTTTACTGTTTTTAGTTTAAATGCCATTCGTGCTTATATCTCTGAATATGCAAAATCAAAAGGCTTTGTTTTTGGTGTATTTTATGGCGGTGTTGCTGTATTTAGTGCTTTGGGAGCAATTGTTATAGGATATATTTGGAAAAACTACGGTTTTGAAAATGCTGTACTGATAAGCGAGGCAGGAATGGGAGTAATGTTTTTGACACTACTCGTTTGGAATATATTTGAAAAATCTCGATATTCCAGGGCGTAA
- a CDS encoding uracil-DNA glycosylase, which produces MAVLKSYQNLVLLQNLYRLKAIGFEYIEHFNINDKTNYETPTTLAALSQNISSCHLCDLSKSRTQSMSGYGNQNARLFLIDFSVSQAQDRANAYYTGRSGETLKNMIEKVVHLSIEDVFITHAVKCKPLQSNKPSSSEYNSCKNYLFSQLDFIKPKVIVTLGEDAYTHLTGDVNFENVRGHVIDYKEYKLIPIYHPQYLLRNPQLKKITLNDLKTIKSCL; this is translated from the coding sequence GTGGCAGTATTGAAATCCTATCAAAATCTTGTTTTGCTTCAAAACCTCTACCGCTTAAAAGCTATCGGTTTTGAATACATAGAGCACTTTAATATAAACGATAAAACAAACTATGAAACGCCAACAACATTAGCGGCTCTGTCTCAAAATATATCTTCATGCCACCTGTGTGATTTGAGCAAATCAAGAACGCAAAGTATGAGCGGGTACGGAAACCAAAATGCAAGATTGTTTCTAATCGACTTCAGTGTTTCACAGGCACAGGACCGTGCAAACGCATACTATACAGGACGATCCGGAGAAACTTTAAAAAATATGATAGAAAAAGTTGTACATCTCAGCATAGAAGATGTTTTTATCACGCATGCTGTCAAATGCAAACCGCTCCAATCAAACAAACCTTCTTCTTCAGAGTACAACTCCTGTAAAAACTATCTGTTTTCCCAGTTGGATTTTATAAAGCCAAAGGTCATTGTAACCCTTGGAGAAGACGCCTATACACATCTGACAGGTGATGTGAATTTTGAAAATGTAAGAGGGCATGTTATAGACTACAAAGAGTATAAGCTCATCCCTATTTATCATCCCCAATATCTTTTGAGAAATCCTCAATTGAAAAAAATCACATTAAATGATTTAAAAACTATAAAGAGTTGCCTATGA
- a CDS encoding EAL domain-containing protein, which produces MKHRYKGKDSMNSDTFEVENFTLSASAEVPGVIHEIGLLAKHKVLIHILSYIHNTVLVQTLVREINKTVPDAKIVLLKHDDKQKTSVVVFTIDTDDAEHISDEVLKALYKDHSNKNLSIQEYRTELFKRYFTDHLTNLPNLYQLRKDLENCEQCGLILLKIDNFQTINNFYGFVVGDYVLEYVGKYLKKVLSPNQVYRLSGAEFAISLDENLGFYHLKSYLSDLYEKIKNIKVSYQETQIFVDFTLASSSDRINNNIFSKVSMALMYAKKKGVHFWIYEDKMHFEDEYRRNLQLSSIVREAVQNDKIIPYFQAIRDNKTKEVTKYECLARLIDMNGKILSPLLFIPIAKNIKIYNEVTKTIVNKSFAVFEKNEFEFSINLSIEDIMSSEIFNFILNKLKNSHAASRVTFELLESEAVQDFKRVDRFVSEVVRYGAKIAIDDFGSGYSNFSYITKIDADYIKIDGSLIENIDVDEASKVVVDTIVQFAKKLGIKTIAEYVHSSVVMDRVCELGIDYSQGFYIDEPSVKLNL; this is translated from the coding sequence ATGAAACATAGGTATAAAGGCAAAGACAGTATGAACAGTGATACTTTTGAAGTTGAAAATTTTACATTAAGCGCATCTGCTGAAGTTCCAGGTGTGATACATGAAATTGGGCTTTTGGCGAAACATAAAGTATTGATTCATATCCTCTCATATATACACAATACTGTATTGGTTCAAACTCTGGTACGAGAAATCAACAAGACAGTACCGGATGCAAAAATAGTACTTTTAAAGCATGATGACAAGCAAAAAACTTCTGTCGTAGTTTTTACGATAGATACGGATGATGCAGAGCACATAAGTGATGAAGTTCTCAAAGCACTCTATAAAGACCATTCAAATAAAAATTTGAGTATACAAGAGTACAGGACAGAACTTTTTAAACGTTATTTTACAGACCACCTGACCAATCTTCCAAATTTGTATCAACTTCGCAAAGACCTGGAAAACTGTGAGCAGTGTGGTTTGATTCTCTTGAAAATTGATAATTTTCAGACAATCAATAATTTTTACGGATTTGTAGTTGGCGATTATGTTTTGGAATATGTCGGAAAATACTTAAAAAAAGTCCTTTCGCCAAATCAGGTCTATCGTCTTTCAGGCGCAGAATTTGCCATTTCACTGGATGAAAATCTTGGTTTTTATCATTTAAAGAGTTATCTGTCCGACCTTTATGAGAAAATAAAAAATATAAAAGTAAGTTATCAGGAAACACAGATATTTGTTGATTTTACTTTGGCATCGTCATCAGACAGAATAAACAATAACATTTTTTCCAAAGTTTCCATGGCTTTGATGTATGCAAAGAAAAAGGGTGTTCACTTTTGGATTTATGAAGACAAAATGCATTTTGAAGACGAGTATCGGCGTAATTTACAACTCTCTTCAATTGTTCGCGAAGCAGTGCAAAATGATAAAATCATTCCATATTTTCAGGCGATTCGTGATAACAAAACGAAAGAAGTTACAAAATACGAGTGTCTGGCAAGGCTGATAGATATGAACGGAAAGATTCTTTCTCCTTTGCTGTTTATTCCTATTGCTAAAAATATCAAAATTTATAATGAAGTGACAAAAACAATAGTCAACAAATCCTTTGCTGTTTTTGAAAAGAATGAATTTGAATTCAGTATCAATCTTTCTATAGAAGATATCATGAGCAGCGAAATATTTAACTTTATTCTCAATAAACTGAAAAACTCTCACGCAGCTTCAAGGGTAACATTTGAGCTTTTGGAATCAGAAGCTGTGCAGGATTTTAAGAGAGTAGACAGATTCGTCAGTGAAGTTGTCAGGTATGGCGCAAAAATAGCAATAGATGATTTTGGAAGTGGCTACTCCAATTTTTCATATATTACAAAAATTGATGCAGATTATATAAAAATTGACGGCTCACTTATAGAAAATATTGATGTGGATGAGGCTTCAAAAGTTGTTGTCGATACAATTGTTCAGTTTGCAAAAAAACTGGGAATAAAAACAATAGCAGAATATGTGCATTCAAGTGTTGTTATGGACAGAGTGTGTGAACTGGGCATAGACTATTCACAGGGATTTTATATAGATGAACCATCTGTAAAATTAAATTTATAA
- a CDS encoding HD-GYP domain-containing protein: MKSTKYISIDKDIIKENAVFEFNLFIPSEKEKKMHYFKHAGTLVSAEDVKKLKDIQAVYINEKERAYYLRYYNQRVAHAQKKYINFEEKAAKIYHKATVILHALFSNPEDPKTYKTSKHVIYELVETVADKNFSIDSIINIAEHQYTIMTHSINVCIYALNLGAYLKFSKEMLEALGEAALLHDIGKSKINSEIVEKKGRLSEMEFTEMKKYPMFGYAIGLKLGITNKDILMGIKYHQERMDGSGYPAGLNGEHIPYIARIIAVCDVFDALTSRRSYKEAMGVFEALLLMKTKMSKQLDVKILNKMIEMLR, translated from the coding sequence TTGAAGTCAACTAAATATATTTCAATAGACAAAGATATCATAAAAGAAAATGCAGTGTTTGAGTTTAATCTTTTTATTCCTTCAGAGAAAGAAAAAAAGATGCACTATTTTAAACATGCAGGTACTTTGGTGAGTGCAGAGGATGTAAAAAAGCTTAAAGATATCCAGGCTGTTTATATCAATGAAAAAGAGAGGGCATATTATCTTAGATATTACAACCAAAGAGTTGCACATGCTCAAAAAAAATACATAAACTTTGAAGAAAAAGCAGCTAAAATATATCATAAAGCTACTGTTATCCTTCATGCTTTGTTTTCAAATCCGGAAGATCCAAAGACTTATAAAACATCCAAACATGTGATATATGAGCTTGTGGAAACTGTTGCAGATAAGAATTTTTCTATTGACTCTATTATAAATATAGCTGAACATCAGTATACAATAATGACACACTCCATTAATGTCTGCATTTATGCATTAAATCTTGGGGCTTACTTGAAATTCTCCAAAGAAATGCTTGAAGCATTGGGAGAAGCAGCACTTTTGCACGATATAGGAAAAAGTAAAATCAATTCTGAAATTGTTGAAAAAAAAGGACGCTTGAGTGAAATGGAATTTACTGAAATGAAAAAGTACCCGATGTTTGGCTATGCCATCGGATTAAAATTAGGAATAACAAACAAAGATATTCTCATGGGTATCAAGTATCATCAGGAAAGAATGGACGGTTCAGGATACCCTGCAGGACTCAATGGAGAACATATTCCCTATATAGCAAGGATTATTGCTGTATGTGATGTTTTTGACGCATTAACGAGTAGAAGATCTTATAAAGAAGCAATGGGAGTTTTTGAAGCATTGTTGTTGATGAAAACAAAAATGAGTAAACAGTTGGATGTGAAGATTTTAAATAAAATGATAGAAATGCTCAGATAG
- a CDS encoding class II SORL domain-containing protein gives MPKINKYVDIDTVEREAKKDLIDRHSPFITVLGEAKKGETLKVNVKMGNEYTHPDDFDHYIESITLFNGDTKLAMATFVPGTLGNEKSHAEVTFTIRPTGKKLNLVAHGYCTKHGIWESTPVVVEVAE, from the coding sequence ATGCCAAAGATTAACAAATACGTTGACATTGACACAGTAGAAAGAGAAGCAAAAAAAGATTTAATTGACCGTCACTCACCATTCATTACCGTTTTAGGTGAAGCGAAAAAAGGCGAAACTTTAAAAGTAAATGTAAAAATGGGGAATGAATATACACACCCTGATGATTTTGATCATTATATTGAAAGTATCACTCTTTTCAACGGTGACACAAAGTTAGCAATGGCAACTTTTGTTCCTGGAACATTAGGAAATGAAAAATCTCATGCTGAAGTAACTTTCACTATTCGTCCAACTGGAAAAAAACTTAACCTTGTTGCACACGGCTACTGTACTAAACACGGTATCTGGGAATCAACTCCTGTTGTTGTAGAAGTAGCTGAGTAG
- the glyS gene encoding glycine--tRNA ligase subunit beta encodes MLKPLLIEIGVEELPAVPLLKEMKNIEKKYADILEKYALLSEFEFYYTPRRLVMWHREFPIQQADSVEEFFGAPLAVAYKDGVPTKAAEGFARKCGVSLNELSTAEKGSKEVLYYKKDVAGKPSAELLPEIIHTWLKSLDFGKSMRWGSLHESFIRPVRWVNVQLDDTLVPMHMYGIDAAKTTRVHRIANFNPVEITGIKEYFETLKNGGVTLFQQTREEKILADIKTIEDENSVNVEIDEDLFAEVVAITENPTALLGSFDEAFLRLPPEVIITSMKEHQRYFPVFKEGRLINRFVVVSNALTDDFSEVIAGNERVLRPRLADALFFYENDLKNGLSTKGLEKVAFFKGLGSVADKIKREEKIATALYDMYQPDVKKEDLKRAVELAKADLMSEMVYEFTELQGLMGYYYAKEAGENEAVALAIKEQYLPEGEESELPSTPLSAIVAMSIKLDTLLGLFSVNEIPTGSRDPFALRRAVNGIIRIVNEYGFEFDIVKTLKELSVNYDAIDLEKLENFIIERIRRYYKVNPSIVEAVLASGERELLALGHKIEALNTLVNSEGFDEVSSTFKRVANITKDIDLHSALHVDETLLEEAAEKTLYQRYKEVTSKTYESYEEELDALLGLKPELDTFFDNVMVNAEDEKLKNNRKALIASIYKSILTIADIKEVSI; translated from the coding sequence ATGTTAAAACCACTACTAATTGAAATCGGTGTTGAAGAGCTTCCGGCAGTTCCTCTGTTAAAAGAGATGAAGAATATTGAAAAAAAATATGCCGATATTTTAGAAAAATATGCTCTCTTGAGTGAATTTGAATTTTATTATACGCCTCGTCGTTTGGTAATGTGGCACAGAGAATTTCCAATACAGCAGGCTGACAGTGTAGAAGAGTTTTTTGGTGCACCTTTGGCTGTTGCCTACAAAGATGGCGTCCCTACCAAAGCGGCTGAGGGGTTTGCCCGTAAATGCGGAGTTTCACTAAACGAACTCAGTACGGCAGAAAAAGGCTCTAAAGAGGTACTTTATTATAAAAAAGATGTTGCAGGAAAACCTTCGGCAGAACTTTTGCCAGAGATTATACATACGTGGCTCAAGTCACTTGATTTTGGCAAATCTATGCGATGGGGCAGTCTGCATGAGAGTTTTATCCGTCCTGTTCGATGGGTAAATGTGCAACTGGATGATACGCTTGTTCCTATGCACATGTATGGCATAGATGCCGCAAAAACTACACGTGTACACCGTATAGCAAATTTTAATCCTGTAGAAATTACAGGGATAAAAGAGTACTTTGAAACACTGAAAAACGGTGGTGTGACACTTTTTCAACAGACAAGAGAAGAAAAAATACTTGCAGACATTAAAACGATCGAAGATGAGAACAGTGTCAATGTTGAGATAGATGAAGATCTTTTTGCGGAAGTGGTTGCTATTACGGAAAATCCGACAGCGTTGTTAGGCTCGTTTGATGAAGCATTTTTACGATTGCCTCCTGAGGTTATTATCACTTCCATGAAAGAGCATCAGCGTTATTTTCCTGTGTTCAAAGAGGGCAGACTTATCAACAGGTTTGTAGTTGTTTCCAATGCACTGACAGATGATTTTTCTGAAGTAATAGCCGGAAATGAGCGTGTGCTTCGTCCTCGTTTGGCAGATGCGCTTTTCTTTTATGAAAATGACCTGAAAAACGGTTTGAGTACAAAAGGGTTGGAAAAAGTTGCCTTTTTTAAAGGCTTGGGCAGTGTTGCCGACAAAATAAAGCGTGAAGAAAAAATTGCCACTGCTTTATATGATATGTATCAGCCTGATGTAAAAAAAGAGGATTTGAAAAGAGCTGTAGAACTTGCAAAAGCCGACCTGATGAGTGAAATGGTGTATGAGTTTACGGAATTGCAAGGATTGATGGGTTACTACTATGCAAAAGAAGCAGGCGAAAACGAGGCTGTTGCTTTGGCTATAAAAGAGCAGTATCTGCCTGAGGGTGAAGAGAGCGAGCTCCCTTCTACACCTCTGAGTGCCATAGTGGCGATGAGCATCAAGCTTGATACTCTGCTTGGACTTTTTTCTGTCAATGAAATTCCGACAGGTTCACGTGACCCTTTTGCTCTGCGTCGTGCAGTCAACGGCATTATCCGCATCGTCAATGAATACGGCTTTGAATTTGACATTGTCAAGACTTTAAAAGAGTTGTCCGTAAATTATGATGCAATTGATTTGGAAAAACTTGAAAACTTCATCATAGAGCGTATCAGAAGATACTACAAAGTCAATCCTTCTATTGTTGAAGCGGTTTTAGCCTCCGGTGAGAGAGAACTTTTAGCACTCGGTCATAAAATAGAAGCGCTGAATACGCTTGTAAACTCAGAAGGCTTTGATGAAGTCTCTTCTACTTTCAAACGTGTGGCAAATATTACAAAAGATATTGACCTTCATTCTGCGTTACATGTAGATGAGACTCTTTTGGAAGAAGCCGCAGAAAAAACATTGTATCAAAGATACAAAGAGGTTACATCAAAAACCTATGAAAGCTATGAAGAAGAGTTGGATGCCCTGCTGGGACTCAAACCTGAACTGGATACATTTTTTGACAATGTCATGGTCAATGCAGAAGATGAAAAGCTGAAAAACAACCGTAAAGCACTCATCGCTTCCATATACAAAAGTATTCTTACTATTGCCGATATTAAAGAAGTAAGTATATAA
- a CDS encoding addiction module protein: protein MSILNLKTMTTSQKFMAMEELWEDMSKNTNDESLTPQWHKAVLHEREKQIASGEAIFENFDDAKQDLLKKFS, encoded by the coding sequence ATGTCAATATTAAATCTTAAGACTATGACAACATCGCAAAAGTTTATGGCGATGGAAGAACTCTGGGAAGATATGAGCAAGAATACAAACGATGAATCTTTGACACCACAATGGCACAAAGCTGTATTACATGAAAGAGAAAAGCAAATTGCAAGTGGCGAAGCAATATTTGAGAACTTTGATGATGCTAAACAAGATTTATTGAAAAAATTCTCATAA
- a CDS encoding NAD(P)/FAD-dependent oxidoreductase: MYDIAIIGAGINGCSVAYEFIKEGKRVLLLDKEGIASGGSGAAGAFISPKFSKAGELKELLQEAFVYSYDFYDKNFPLTFTKAQLVHIAKDEADDASLHVYKQNAPLPLHNIPLDLYSQLSAEAKRRESVSIDAGVVNAQKVCSDMSCGAKFVQEKAETLVFDDDYWVINESYSAKNVVLATGAYDMLIKEPYIKLRGVWGHRIDVTTTTQNCCSVHQYVSVSPSKNGKIAIGATHNVHYHPEKNKEAYDVEQGRAELLQKASQTMQLENVKVVKDYTGLRSGSFDYLPMVGSLVLSSETLLTCKGSLHTKKPDFSKYVYYPNLFMINGSGGYGFVLAPYLAKILSEHILHGKKINERISPARFFARWAKKR, encoded by the coding sequence ATGTATGATATAGCTATTATAGGAGCCGGTATAAACGGCTGTTCTGTGGCGTATGAATTTATAAAAGAGGGCAAACGTGTTCTTCTTTTGGATAAAGAAGGCATAGCAAGCGGCGGAAGCGGTGCGGCGGGTGCTTTTATATCTCCCAAGTTTTCCAAAGCGGGGGAGCTTAAAGAGCTGCTTCAAGAAGCCTTTGTCTACTCTTATGATTTTTACGATAAAAATTTCCCTTTAACCTTCACAAAAGCACAGCTTGTTCACATTGCAAAAGATGAAGCAGATGATGCAAGCTTACATGTATACAAACAAAATGCACCGCTGCCATTGCACAACATTCCACTTGATTTGTACTCACAATTGAGTGCAGAGGCAAAAAGAAGAGAGAGTGTTTCCATAGATGCCGGTGTCGTCAATGCCCAAAAAGTATGCAGTGATATGTCCTGCGGTGCAAAGTTTGTCCAAGAAAAAGCAGAGACACTGGTATTTGATGATGATTATTGGGTAATCAATGAAAGTTACAGCGCCAAAAATGTTGTGTTGGCAACAGGAGCATACGATATGCTCATCAAAGAGCCATATATCAAACTCCGTGGTGTTTGGGGACACCGCATAGATGTCACAACAACAACGCAAAACTGCTGTTCTGTGCATCAATATGTCTCTGTTTCGCCCTCAAAGAATGGAAAAATAGCCATAGGTGCCACACATAATGTGCATTATCATCCCGAAAAAAACAAAGAAGCGTATGATGTGGAGCAGGGCAGAGCAGAACTGTTGCAAAAAGCTTCACAAACTATGCAGTTGGAAAATGTGAAAGTTGTAAAAGATTATACGGGATTGCGTTCGGGTTCTTTTGATTATCTGCCAATGGTCGGTTCTTTGGTGCTTTCAAGTGAAACACTGCTTACATGTAAAGGCTCTTTGCATACGAAAAAGCCTGATTTTTCAAAGTATGTTTATTATCCGAATCTCTTTATGATAAACGGAAGCGGAGGTTACGGTTTTGTTTTGGCACCGTATCTGGCAAAAATACTGAGTGAACATATACTGCACGGGAAAAAAATCAATGAGCGAATAAGCCCGGCACGGTTTTTTGCGCGTTGGGCTAAAAAAAGATAG
- a CDS encoding alpha/beta hydrolase, with amino-acid sequence MIFRPTYIKERRLCQHCSFLSAKMEDGIELEGAVYEPKNPKSTLLMFVGRSHDGVALLNRLSQVYPKSRIVVFNYRGYGKSEGVANEKNILQDGLKIAELMQKNYGDFYLLGYSLGSSVAAYVASKHKVSALFLIGAFDSIGQLLRQKYSRISYMAKLLRYKFKTMHYIENVEADTYLFVSRDDELIPLQNARNLKKYIKNLVHYEEFSGLSHTELFWDPRVTNKINEVIT; translated from the coding sequence ATGATTTTTCGTCCCACATATATAAAAGAGAGACGTTTGTGCCAACACTGCTCTTTTTTAAGTGCGAAAATGGAGGATGGTATAGAACTTGAGGGGGCTGTGTATGAGCCGAAAAACCCCAAAAGTACCCTGCTCATGTTTGTAGGACGAAGTCATGACGGTGTGGCTCTTCTCAACAGACTGTCCCAGGTTTATCCAAAATCACGGATAGTAGTCTTTAACTATCGTGGTTACGGCAAAAGCGAAGGTGTGGCAAACGAGAAAAATATTTTGCAAGACGGTCTGAAAATCGCAGAGTTGATGCAGAAAAACTATGGTGATTTTTATCTTTTGGGTTACTCTTTAGGCTCAAGTGTTGCTGCGTATGTTGCTTCAAAACATAAAGTTTCAGCACTCTTTTTGATAGGGGCTTTTGACTCCATAGGACAGCTTTTACGCCAAAAATATTCTAGAATTTCTTATATGGCAAAGCTTTTGCGGTATAAGTTCAAAACAATGCATTACATAGAAAATGTAGAGGCTGATACCTATCTGTTTGTCAGTCGGGATGATGAGCTAATTCCGCTCCAAAATGCAAGAAATTTAAAAAAATATATCAAAAACCTGGTCCATTATGAAGAGTTTAGCGGACTTTCGCATACGGAACTGTTTTGGGATCCGCGTGTTACAAATAAAATCAATGAAGTTATCACATGA
- a CDS encoding ElyC/SanA/YdcF family protein has protein sequence MSAGLYLKKFLTFFVEPLGLIVTLLAVGLYMLHVKKMRFAKILFSLGLFLLLLFSYPPFANFLVQNLENRYQKFDYKQQIKYIHVLGNGHNTDPSQPLSSQISSAGTKRVLEGVLIHKKMLDSKLIFTGYEGDTNTTNAVMNAKLAHALGVAYKDMIINGKPADTKEEALFTKTLVADKPFVLVTSATHMPRAMMLFRSLGMHPIAAPTNYYKSEFRGYLQVPKPVYFYISSVAVHEYIGILWAKIKSFGL, from the coding sequence ATGAGTGCAGGTTTGTATCTGAAAAAATTTCTAACATTTTTTGTGGAACCGCTTGGCTTGATTGTTACACTGCTGGCAGTCGGGCTTTATATGTTACATGTAAAGAAGATGCGTTTTGCAAAAATATTGTTTTCTTTGGGCTTGTTTTTACTGTTACTTTTTTCCTATCCGCCTTTTGCAAACTTTTTGGTACAGAATCTGGAAAACCGGTACCAAAAATTTGATTATAAACAGCAGATAAAATACATACATGTACTCGGCAACGGACATAATACGGATCCGTCTCAGCCACTCTCTTCACAAATTAGCAGTGCCGGCACAAAAAGAGTTTTAGAAGGGGTACTCATACATAAAAAGATGCTGGACTCAAAATTGATTTTTACAGGATATGAGGGAGATACCAACACGACAAATGCAGTGATGAATGCAAAACTGGCACATGCTTTGGGTGTGGCATATAAAGATATGATTATAAACGGCAAACCTGCCGATACAAAAGAAGAAGCACTTTTTACCAAAACACTCGTCGCAGATAAGCCTTTTGTACTGGTAACCTCTGCCACGCATATGCCACGGGCTATGATGCTTTTTCGCTCACTTGGTATGCACCCCATAGCAGCACCGACAAATTATTATAAAAGTGAGTTCAGAGGGTATCTGCAGGTTCCCAAACCTGTTTATTTTTATATATCAAGTGTAGCAGTTCATGAGTATATAGGCATACTCTGGGCAAAAATTAAATCTTTTGGCTTGTAG
- a CDS encoding iron-binding protein, which yields MNKRYQKKHELWLAVLFASFAINDETIKSRLYDFSQIAFRHMKWLGEEALEKGEDYNYDRDMLLYKRNSIFEIIESLKEQIEETQQFYPQNILGRRIKTDDAYLLEYISQILKDEKNNQEVTAFNMQRKWGDKNLSQEQIDALTLFLFEESYKEYELILVYAYMQARTRNVLHFNVFQDLVDESHFHLKSFGNMMAKLGILALPRELHTMTYIVKDLEQFVKDGIAEEEAAKVMCKELSDAIKDEELSKFFDFINYQESYHIELMKKLL from the coding sequence ATGAATAAAAGATACCAAAAAAAACATGAACTCTGGCTCGCTGTACTTTTTGCCTCATTTGCCATAAATGATGAAACAATCAAGTCCCGTTTGTATGATTTTTCACAAATTGCCTTTCGACATATGAAGTGGCTTGGCGAAGAGGCTTTGGAAAAAGGAGAAGATTACAATTACGACAGAGATATGCTTCTGTACAAACGCAACAGTATCTTTGAAATCATTGAATCTCTCAAAGAACAAATCGAAGAGACACAGCAATTTTATCCTCAAAATATTCTAGGCAGACGCATAAAAACTGATGATGCCTATCTCTTGGAGTATATCTCTCAAATTTTAAAAGATGAGAAAAACAATCAAGAGGTTACCGCGTTTAATATGCAGCGAAAATGGGGAGACAAAAACCTTTCGCAGGAGCAGATTGACGCATTGACACTCTTTTTGTTTGAAGAGTCATACAAAGAGTATGAGCTTATTTTAGTCTATGCCTATATGCAGGCCAGAACCAGAAATGTACTGCATTTTAATGTTTTTCAAGATTTGGTTGACGAGTCACACTTTCATCTCAAATCATTTGGCAACATGATGGCAAAGTTGGGCATTTTAGCACTTCCGAGAGAACTGCATACCATGACCTATATAGTTAAAGATTTAGAACAGTTTGTCAAAGACGGCATTGCCGAAGAAGAGGCTGCAAAAGTAATGTGCAAAGAGTTAAGTGATGCCATAAAAGATGAAGAGCTGTCCAAATTTTTTGATTTTATCAATTATCAGGAAAGTTATCATATTGAGTTGATGAAAAAACTTTTATAA